gatttgaatttcATACATTTAGGTACTgataaagttttaaaaatatgaatCGATGTAAATACAAGAGTCAGAGAAATTATAGACGGTAGTTGCCAAGCGCATGTGTCGCCCTCTGCCGAAGTCAatggatgttttcggggtaccgaacagagcatggTACACCAGCCACAAATTCGTAGTGTGACTACTGATCTGCGCTCCAAcagtgttatgttggaagttgtatatacgcgtcacgctgtgtaaacttcgatagcgcgtttcaggcgtACATTATTGaacggtggcgccatctgttgcatatgggcggaactagctagTCAACTAGTTGGGTTCGCCACATACGTAAACGGTTCGTGTTTTGTCATTTGTGTGACGGCTTTGTTTTGGTATGTGTTAGTAAAGCCGTTGATTTTGTCTTATGAGTGTGCGGCagtgagtacagtcatgagcaatataatgtacccactttaggactctgtcgcactaacatatttgacatttagtgagacttacagttcaatttgtcaaaaaagttaatgtgacatggtaccaaagtgtatacatattaatgctcgggaCCGTACATGTGTACTGCACGTGTATACCTTACCTCCCGCAAAAAGTAACGGAAAAAATGTAGTGTAAAGTTATCCCTAAGGCAACTTCCGTCTATAATTTCTGAGAACTAATCCTAAAAGGGACCGGCccgaacaaaataaaattaggattaaAACATTTTGACTTTTAAAGCGTGGACCATATCACCAAAGCAAGTTACAATTAAGGGCTTTCCAAGGTAAGTTTaccaaaaacaacatagatggcgctgtaaacattttccttcgtttaaccttctaatttcatctttgtttttgggcataaatgatgaccctttttattacacccaggcacaattacatcttccactcattattattctgatcaatataaagaagcaatataggtagcaacgtaattcatacaaatatcaagcaataattatttttataaacacttctgccattacattgtatttttgaataataatcacatcaaatcaaatcaaatatactttattgcacacaacatacaaaacaaattaacacagatgatgatagatacagtacaatctggcggcctttttgctaagcagcaatttcttccaggcaaccagtggataggaaacattattacaatttggtgcgggacagtgcaacatctagtataaaataataaatagtataaataataaaaaaaaaagaaataaaagtaaaataaataaataaaaataaaatagaaatatataaatataaatacatacatacatatacccatttatatcagacgtatatattataattaaatatgacattacatgtagatatgacaatagttatttatgtacccgaataatgagtaaatgggtaattatcacgttgaatttcgacagcgccatctctattacttttggggaacgtagccttagaaatccttcattacaatacatattacaataataatattattgctaACCGTTTCACCACAAAAGCAATTTAATATACACCATCGAATTTAAGTCATTTCAAAACGTTTAAACTTCGCGTAAACATTATACACGTGCCGATTCTACTCCTACCAGAAATCTCCCAGGGGTGTTAAAAGACCACAACGAAGCAAAtccgaaaagcaatattgctcataattaaaacacataataacgggttcttaccgcgtttaaatggggatatgagactcccgatatttcgacactgttgcaagtgccatgattacgggatgactgatgagattggagtggagtaggtagatccataattttctacgggcagacatatctgtctaccctctttctttgccgcttgtttaaacgcggtaagaacccgttattatgtgttttaattatgataataaccgcgtaaacttaaagcaatattgctatttggcatttctTGTAAttcgcacttagttttatatgcgcaaattttaaattgcaatattattttttagatgGACTGTGTAGTttgctaggtcaaagataaattataaaattctgattagtaaataaagacagatctaaaggtgacaaaaaacatttactttttaatatgaattttaataaagaaaaattaaaataataagttcGAAAATTTGTCTCGTTTTTCTTTGCGtcgcaggttgctttttcataaaaattccatagtaatttcgtgttctatagtaatttcgtgttccatagtaatttagtaaaaagtaactgatttgacttgttggaaactagcctgatGCTTCTATGTGGCTTTTTTACCCCCCAGGGTTTTCACGGATTCACGGCCATGTCTGATTAAGTTAAAGTTTATGGGTGGTCCTTCGAAAACCTTCTTCGATCATTACAGTAAACGCTAAAACGTCCAAGAGTCCTAAGATATCCTAGAATTTACGTAATTTGGCGACTTACGAAAAGACCAAAGATTCttggatatttttgtattatcccgtttttcacagagtcctcttacctaacctgaagatttgacaggtccggttttttacagaagcctgtctgaccttccaacctgcgaagggaaaaccagcccaacacaggttaggtcacatacctccgaaaatgcatttcttgggaatgtgggtttcagcacgacgttttccttcacctctgagcacgtgataatcatttacgatccaaatgaattcgaaaacaaattcgacaatcattggtttaggcatgtgctagattcgaacctgcgacctcaaagtgagaggcaagcattctaccaactgggctaccacggctctgcgTATTTTTgcgttctttctttctttctttctttctttctttcgatATTGACTTCAAGTTTTCCTTCCAATGACTTCCATTGTTCCAGTGTTCGAAGAATCACCCTGTCTGTCAGAATCGGCACCAGCCACCAGCTTACTTACAAACTATTCCCAAACATCATCCTGTCATCGTACAGACTCAATCTGTTACACTCATTAGCCCTACCTTTCTGGAGAGCCCTATCCCTCCTCGCCTTCCGTATAGCTACCGGCAAGTCCCCAGGAGTTTTCACTCTACCAGCTGGATTCTGCAGATTCAAATCGCTGGAGGACGAAAATATCTCGCTGACTTGTTCCAGAGAATGCTGCCTTTTTATTGACAGACTCTTCAGACAGGGTTTGGGGGACTTCGGACTCCTGTCCCCGTTCAATTCTTGCTGAAACTTCAAGTCTGTCGTATCGATTTCGCCGTTCAAAGCTGCAATATAAACAGGGTTGTCACCGCTGTATCCGTTTACTAAATTTTCCTTATCATTAGGATCGCTAAACTCATTATCGAAGTTTTTGTATTTGTTCTGGAAGTTGAAACCTAATTCCGTCTTGTGGCTCGACTCTTTCAGGACCTCGTTTTGATATTTCTTTTTGTCGTTCAAGTTTTCAGGTTTGATGGTCTGCATCGTGATCTTTGAGCCGCCATTTTCTGATAGGAGCATCAAATGTTCGTCTTCACTACTCGAGCAATCGGAATTGAGGTCGAAGGGGCTGTCGTTTGTGAAGTTATCTGGATTATTGTCTAAATACTGAAGCTCCAAATTGATACTAGCTCGAGAAGACCGCCCGCTGTTATCTGTTATGATGCGGTTGTCGCAACTCAAGCGCTTTTTAGTCGTAGAATCTTCCGACTCAGAATGTCCAGATTTGAATATGCTCTGAGATGACATTGAGGTTCTGATAGAGTTTTTGACGCTTTCAGAACTCCCTCTACCTTTGTTTCGCATTTCTATTAAGTTTGTCAAGTCTGGAGGTTTCGCCTTGGGAACTATGACGGCAAATATTTGATTCTGTGGTTTATTTTCTTCGTCCCGAGCAGGGAGCTCTTTGAAACCAAAGACGCGATTTTCTCGATTTAAATTTGACTCCATAAGCATGGTAGGGGATAACGTTCTGTTTGGTGGCGATAAGGTGCAAGGGATTTCGAAATTATATTTCTCGTGATCCAACACTAAGTTGCTCGGTCGACTCTCACATTTTCCGTTAACAATCGATGTTTTCGTTCGCCCATTTTGGACGACACCATTACTATGTTCCGGGATCAATTTCACCTCGGTCTCTAACTTGGAACTTTTCCCGAGTTTTTTCTCGAAAAACCTCTTAATCCCCCATTTTGGTTTTTCAATTTTGACGTCTTGCAACAGGTTGGTCTGTTTCGGACGTCTTTCGGCGTCATGTGTGCTTACGTCGTTCGGTATGTAATCTAGCGGTCGTTGGTAAGACCTTATATCATTCAGCCTGTCAGAGTTTTCGTAGTCATGTATAATTGGTCTGTGGTGGTTGACCCTTGCAACCGAAAGACAGTTTTCTTCGAAATTCGGTACCCTCGGGGCGTCTTGTGGGGCTGTGATGTCTTTTAAGCTTTTATGTATGAGTTCGACGGTGCTGgcggtgtgtgtgtgcgtgttgCGTTCTATGCAGGCGTTCCTGCCGATGTGTGGTTGCGGGTAGAGGAGGGGGGTGGTGACGTCGCACTGCTGCGCGGTGCAGTTCGAGTTCTTGTCTGGTTCCGGAGGGGAGACGCTGGCGTCTGCGGGTAGCGCTCAAGTTAGACCATAGAAGTCATTACTAACTTTTTAATTGCAAAAAAGGCCCTTAATACGTCCCACGACTGGACTCAGATGTTCAATCATCGTTTAGAGGGAAAACAGTAcatgacctctgtggtccagcccGCAGTAGATCAGCGTGGTGGCTGCTCcacatactccctccggttgattgaggggagacctgtgtccagcagtgggacgtatatagggtgttagtgacatcttaatgaatactaagggggatgattcaaaccatgattctgagttgctatcaagtggaatttcctgtcagaaaattcatggaaattgtagtgttttttttattattttcaattttacactccacttgatatcaagtgatgtgactcagaatcatggtctgaatcatccctcgaagttttcgttacgatgtcgctagcaccctgtatatgcgATTTATGGTATTCTCACCAGGCGGATGCGGATGTAGGTTGTTGTCATGAACCAGGGGTCGTGTTGGCTGCAGCagctgcttcaactccgacatACGTTCCTCTACGCAGACCGCAGTCAATCTGAGGATAAATATGGGAAATTATTTAAGAACAACATGTACTAAATACAATACGTACAAAATTATTAGGTAActggggcatagaataaggaacatcTACTGCGgagaaaaagttttttaaaagttGACTACGTAAATACTGAAatataaccatagaataaggaataatactatgtgtagaacggcaactctccgcctccaccagcggctaagctaggtttacctcaccccctcggtcttactttagtattaaatcgtatggcgtcagacgtcagacacacagatgcgcgtgtgcgataacgtcaatgggtagtctgtgtgaaacgaggtgttttgtatgaagtgaggGCGAGGTAGCGGTGTggtgggggttaaaaaggccacatcgaaaaaaaaacatctaaaaaaccaatattggtttttgacatttgtttgcattgcgcacttactttttatacgcgcaaatgtcacatggcaatattgcttttttatgtgaattgcttcacataaaatcaaatatactttatcgcACGGAACTAATTTTCAACAATCTGACACATAACACAGGAATACAGAACAATTTtgtcggccttattgctctagagcaatttcgatgtggccttatcAAGCCTTCTGGGCACCTTTAGCCTTGTTAGAGACCGTTAATAAGTCCGgctatttaatttcatttgctggaaaaaagaaacaagaagAATCcaataagaaaaagaaacgtcataaaaaaagaataactaAACCAGACCTGGCCTCGGCGTCGTGGTCCCAGCACTCGTCGCAAGTGTCGGCAGCGATTTTGAGCGCGCGCCACTCTGCCACCGGCGGCTTGGGCAGCGGAGGCCGAGCCTTGTTGCGGGAGACCAGGTTCTAAgacaaattaaaatgaaattgaattaaaagatgtgttgctattgcagtttcttgtcatttcatctccacagccataacaccttgcgaaatgacgtaaattcaaaaatgttacattgaccttcaacaaatttatccatgataattacgttgaataaatgattctgatttctgaaaatCAGAGGTAAGTACGAAGTACCCACATTTCACAGCTTTTTGttccaattgggtagtttcctaggtcaaagataaattataaaatactgattactaaataaagacagatctaaactgtaataataataaaaaaaaaaacaaaaatgaaaaaagaaaagtgcgacattttgtcacgtttttctatgacgtcacaggttggtctttcatacaaattccatggtaatttcgtgttttgacgtttagtaaaatgtaaccgacttgactagttgggaacAACTATTAGAACCGTATTATTGAAGAACATTATTGCACCATCTGGAGAAAAATCGTTGAAACTAAATGAATGATGAACGAATGAACAAAcgataccgcgttctaaaaGACAACTACCGCCATCTAGCGGCGAACCGTCAGACCTAAACAAACGATATCGCGTTCTAAAATgctactagcgccatctatcggcAAACCGTCAGAACTACACAAACGATACCGCGTTCTAAGACACaactagcgccatctaacgGCAACCTAACGGAATTAAGTAGCATTACCATACCTGCATGACGGGCAATGTAGGATTGTTCGGGATGCCATGGTGCTGGTACGGCAGCATGTAGGGCGGGGTGCCCCCCGCGTGGGCCCCGCTGCAGCGCCAGAGCAGCTCCCAGAGCACCAGCCCTAACGCGAACACGTCCACTGCGCATAGGGCCGCTCGGGCTTCGGAGAGGTCTAGGGCGCCTTCTAGGGCTTCCGGGGCGAGGTAGCGGAGAGTTCCCGCCTGAGGGAGGGATACGATACAGATTTCATGGAACttcaacacaacataacataagctcacgactatatcccaattgaaaTAGTCaaagctacatccatcgcaagataaactaagtacccacatctcaccgagctttctgttagactaaagtgattgatggtgagccgtatcgccgtctataatcgagccaactgtgttagtttttttttattttgacgtgacttattgtagatttgccggagatggcattaactacttggccgaacaaatggggagcgctgaaggctctcacccggtacaacgtttaagacaacaagtctgagggtgcccagttgggcgcgaacctcggctcagggcgtcgtctgagaggaagaatattgaaaggattaattgaccctagtgggtcgatagcgataagcgctgaatgagggatccgtgttagtgaaaactgcacttaagatagattagtaactcattggtgtaagtttggtaccggggttcgaaccggctgGAAGCTCATAGAACTTCCATGCGAAGATTTTTGTGCCCTGTTACTACTAAGTACGTTActactaagtacggtcacgagcattaatatttatacactttggtaccatgtcacatttgttcgagcatgatattatattgcaaattggaagcgacgttggtgaatgtcggtgtacggacaaaccaaagttgttttttgttgcaccgtcaattgtaaaaaaaatgtattaagtactgtacttatttttaataaataaataataataataaataattaactttttttgacaaattgaactgtaagtctcactaaatgtcaaatatgttagtgcgacagaatcctaaagtgggtacattatattgctcatgactgtacgtagtcgttacatgacccatgtcaggggcttgaTTTGTATTTAATTCGTAGGAACAACAGTTCGCTTCACTTCACGATTAATTCGCTGTTcggtttataattattttttagactTCCTGTTGCATACCTCAGCGATCCTGCTAGGCTGGCTGGGCTGGCTGCGCGGTGGTAGCACCTGCGCAAGCCCCAAGTCGGCGAGGCGTGCATCCCCGTTGACTATCAGCACGTTGTTACTGTTCACGTCCCTGTGCACCACGCATGGCTTGCTGCCCGctggggaaaaaaaataagtcgtTTTGAATTAGGATTGTGTATTTACCTTTTTTAAATCCCCCCctcctcctgttgattgaggggaggcctttgcctatCAGTGGGACGAACATAGgctagtttatgttatgtttaaaaaaaacataaaaaaaaaagttaaacaaCATCCTTATTTAAGACGGAAAAGTGGATCTTCACGCGTACACGCAATTCAtacgcacgcatgcacgcacacCCACACGCATgcatgcacgcacgcacacacatgcATGCATGCCTGCGCGTGGTTCGTTGGAAAGCCTACATATGGATTGTGGATTCGCTGTAACgatgtgtttcttttgtgtaaAAGAACTATTCACTGCATAAATATTcgttgtatatttagtattcgCAGGCTACGGCATTTggttacttattaattttacttactttctttCTAAATTCAATTGTTAATTACTACTAAAGAacgtgttatatatttattgccgaataaatacttttctttctttccagTTGTGTGTGAGTATAGCgtagtatattatattactaacaGTGCGAGTGCAGGTGCGCCAGCGCGGCGGCCAGCCCGTGCGCCAGGCGCGCGTACTGCGGCCACGACAGCGGGGCCGCCTGCAGCCGCGCCCGCAGCGACCCGCCGCACAGCTCCAGCACCACCAGCTGCGACCGCGCGCCCAGCGGCGACGTGCGGGAGTCGCTGCCTATAGGGGGACATACAGGCCATCACAAACagcaaaaaaaacaatagaactTTATTGCTGAAGATCATAATGAAGCCATCTAGCGAGTCATTGACGGAACTAAACAAAACATGAACGAATAACAAAcgataccgcgttctaaaaGACAACTATCGCCATCTAGCGGCGAACCGCAAGAACTAATCAAAcgataccgcgttctaaaaTACAACTATCGCCATCTAGCGGCGAAGCGCAAGAACTCAACAAACGATGCCGCGTTCTAAAAGACAACCATCGCCATCTAGCGGCGAAGCACAATAACTGTTAGAATAGGACTAGTTTGTAAACGAAACtgtctaaatttattttcttgttaGCAACACTACTCTCTCTTCGATTTGATATTCCATAGcgatgtatgttatttttctttctctAAATAAAATCTGTGTTAACTCCTATAATCCTGGTTTTCTTTACCTATAACCCATCAGGTTATGGGCCCAGGCCGCGCGTAAAcgtattttcaaataatatttctGTGGTAAAATGGAAAAAACGGACAATGGAGCGGATGGCGTGGGCGCGGTCTCGTCGTCTACAGCTACGAGTTCTggaatttcaattaatttcgaAAAGCTCAGCGGATTATCGAATTATACTAATTGGAAATTTCTAATGAGAATGTATCTGATACATGAAGATTTATGGGAATGTATCGAAGAGTCGGTGGCGGGTGTACCCAAAGTCCAAGATGCACGGAAGCAGCAGAAAACTCTCGCTAAAATATGCTTAATGGTGCAACCTGCGGCTTTTTCGCATGTGAGAAATGCATTGACCGGATATCAAGCGTGGACCAACCTTAAAACGGCCTACGAAGACCGGGGGCTATGTAGACGGCTTGGACTTCTAAGAACACTGTTTGGATTGAAACTAGAACAATTCAGTGACATGGAAGCGTATCTCTTGAATATCTGTGAATTGGATCAACAATTAAGAGATATAAACGCACCATTGGAAGATGATTTCTTGTCAGTGTTGATGCTAAGTGGTTTGCCATCTAATTACGACCCGCTAATCATGGCACTGGAAAATTCAAATATCAAACTATCCAGTGAAACCGTGAAGAGCAAATTGTTACAAGAGAACATGCGCAGAGATTTTGACAAAGAGGAAAGTGCGTTGTTGTCAAAAAGTGTTAACAAACAATATACAAAGTCGGTGTTGAAATGCTTTATATGTAAGAAAGCAGGCCATTTCGCTAAAAACTGtcctacaaaaacaaataacagTGCTAAAAACAGTGATACGTGTGAAACCGTGTGGAATGGGACATTGTTGACGGCATTAGCAGTGGACATTAACTCAAGTGCCTGGTATGTAGACTCAGGTGCAACATGTCATATgacaaacaataaaaacttattaaaaaactaTGTTGTGGACACTCAACGTTCAGTGACAGTTGCAAACAATCAAAAAATGTACAGTGAAGGACATGGTGACGTAAAATTGTTGTTAAAGGGACAAaaacagtgcataaaaataagtGAGGTTATCTATGTTCCGAACTTGTCAACAAACTTATTGTCTGTAGGCAGTATGGCTGCCAAAGGTCTTCAGGTACACTTTGACTCACAGCAGTGTAATATTTACCATGGCGAGACAGTTGTAGCAAGTGCTCTAAAGGTGAATGGTGTCTATCAATTGGACATGCAAACGGAAGATGAAAACGAGCAGACCTCAATGTGTCTGACACCGGCTCCGTCCACTACTGAGGGCTCAGAAACTGCACATGTATGTGAAATGAATGCAACCCAGGAGCTGTGGCATCGTAGACTTGGGCACCTGAACAGGCGTAGCATGAATTTACTTAACCAAGGTATGGCTAGTGGAATTAATTACACTGATACTGAATATAGTCCCTGTGTAGCTTGTATAGAGGGGAAGCAATGCAGACTACCTTTCCCAAAAAGGTCTTTCACTAGAGCATCTGAGAAATTAGGTCTTATACACTCAGATTTGTGCGGGCCTCTGCCAGTTACCTCATTTAGTGGTGCTAGATATCTATTAACATTCATAGATGATTTCACGAGAATGACTTTTGGATACTTTATCAAAAGTAAAGAGGATGTGTTCCCGACATTTAAGTATTTCAAAAGTCTTGTAGAAAATCAaactgatttaaaaataaagacccTTCGTACAGATAATGGCACTGAATATGTCAATAAACAGTTCCAGGCATACCTAAGAGAGCATGGCATCCAGCACCAGACCACAATACCCTATTCACCGCAACAAAATGGTGTGGCGGAAAGGGCGAATCGCACCATTATGGAAGCAGGACGATGCATGCTACAAGATGCTGGAATGGACAAAAGATTCTGGGCAGAAGCAGTGAACACAgcgatttatattaaaaataagtcgCCAAGTAAAGCAGTGAGAGGAACAACACCGGAGGAAAAATGGACTGGTAATAAAGTTGATTTATCTAATTTGAGAGTATTTGGATGTATTGCATATGCTTTGATTCCTAGTGAAAAATGTAAGAAACTGGATTCGAAAAGTAAAAGGTACATCTTTGTGGGATACTGCACTGAATCGAAAGGTTATAGATTAATAGATACAGAAAATCCCTCTATTTGCATTAAATCTAGAAATGTACATTTTTTAGAAGGAAAAATGTATAAAGATATTGAATCACATCAGATAAATTATACTACTGATGGTGAGATAGATATCTCAAGCAGTATAAATCATGAAGATGGTATTAGTACCGATAACATAGATCTGCAATCGCCGGCGCCGCAATCACCGCAACCCAATATTGTAGAAAATGAGGACTCTAGTCCTGATGTTAGTGATCATCATATTTATTGTCCTTCAGATGTTACATGGTCTCCTGGTATGACTTCAGATGCCACGTCGTCGAGTGAATATGAAGATCTTGATGATGCTACAGCGATGGTGATGGCAATGACAGTAACAAATCACTCCGTTGATCCACTTACCATTGAAGAAGCACTATCAGGACCTGAAAAAGAACACTGGAAAAGAGCAATCATAGATGAATATCAATCTTTTGAAAAGAATGAAGCCTGGGAATTATCAGAACTACCAGCGGGAAAGAAGGCTGTAAAATGCAAATGGGTATTCAAGAA
The Pectinophora gossypiella chromosome 26, ilPecGoss1.1, whole genome shotgun sequence DNA segment above includes these coding regions:
- the LOC126378339 gene encoding uncharacterized protein LOC126378339, whose amino-acid sequence is MEGIIAQRVTPLLKCVVLFLFIFTAKVLTSRPHESQDGKNSIQHLKPSHFVRTFTKYHHRRTIQWNQEDWPSDEHPKVIQKRNAEVAESDSYDNYQENWDDHQIVKRNPDIPNSNEFISSGKGSYPLSLSQSLRDNIGVEKTAISGGNNGAKNGLSNDVKKYKVKAAHVPTDPPSTTTGPTITCLYKTNSVAMSVTPSYDDDSNAQLMVENENFDTGPISMTTLPSGETVQVEHCTDARAYCYTLWHQDNDGNVTIFGQGCWRSSRAAGRGGCDRCTRVTPRLPATNFCCCTMSYCNTHFSYLEEELVPLKAESPREGWSRRAGWGGALSGALALLAVLAAAVALARLYCRRTTPPSDTEKADVMGSGPDALATGLLCVDNLTLIEHIGQGKFGSVWRGTLGSTSVAVKLYSNESAWQKEAAIYALPHLAHPNLLRYYGSDSRTSPLGARSQLVVLELCGGSLRARLQAAPLSWPQYARLAHGLAAALAHLHSHSGSKPCVVHRDVNSNNVLIVNGDARLADLGLAQVLPPRSQPSQPSRIAEAGTLRYLAPEALEGALDLSEARAALCAVDVFALGLVLWELLWRCSGAHAGGTPPYMLPYQHHGIPNNPTLPVMQNLVSRNKARPPLPKPPVAEWRALKIAADTCDECWDHDAEARLTAVCVEERMSELKQLLQPTRPLVHDNNLHPHPPDASVSPPEPDKNSNCTAQQCDVTTPLLYPQPHIGRNACIERNTHTHTASTVELIHKSLKDITAPQDAPRVPNFEENCLSVARVNHHRPIIHDYENSDRLNDIRSYQRPLDYIPNDVSTHDAERRPKQTNLLQDVKIEKPKWGIKRFFEKKLGKSSKLETEVKLIPEHSNGVVQNGRTKTSIVNGKCESRPSNLVLDHEKYNFEIPCTLSPPNRTLSPTMLMESNLNRENRVFGFKELPARDEENKPQNQIFAVIVPKAKPPDLTNLIEMRNKGRGSSESVKNSIRTSMSSQSIFKSGHSESEDSTTKKRLSCDNRIITDNSGRSSRASINLELQYLDNNPDNFTNDSPFDLNSDCSSSEDEHLMLLSENGGSKITMQTIKPENLNDKKKYQNEVLKESSHKTELGFNFQNKYKNFDNEFSDPNDKENLVNGYSGDNPVYIAALNGEIDTTDLKFQQELNGDRSPKSPKPCLKSLSIKRQHSLEQVSEIFSSSSDLNLQNPAGRVKTPGDLPVAIRKARRDRALQKGRANECNRLSLYDDRMMFGNSL